In Thiohalorhabdus sp. Cl-TMA, one genomic interval encodes:
- a CDS encoding putative O-glycosylation ligase, exosortase A system-associated, which yields MRDVALIIIFASLIPMVLVRPWTGVLVWSWIGFMNPHRLGWGIADQLPVAMVFGSLTLVAMWFQSDRKLVPLTRETVLIVLMMILFTVTTFTAWVPSAAWPQWEKVIKILGFALVTGMLIYGKKRIVALMAVMAGSIAFYGVKGAAFVVETAGQYRVKGPEHSFIGANTSLGLAMLMVIPVLAALAQEVERKWARMAIYGVMALTVVATVFTYSRGALLGLAVVIPLMLIKANKKLLLFLFMIPVAVKAPDLIPTKLIERAETMENYQQDRSAMQRIQAWGVGWNVAVERPLVGAGFKLERAPNDLWLRYANWQDEHFDSSRAAHSNYFQMLGEHGFLGLGLYLLLLFFTFDSLRKIKKQAPGVGLGWMRKYADGLQVGLVAYAISGAFLSLAYFDLFYTFVILAGIMRREIAEATDTAASQAEGSKKVAPGAPTRPIAPAPAQMAREG from the coding sequence ATGCGTGACGTCGCACTGATCATCATTTTCGCCAGCCTGATCCCTATGGTTCTGGTACGGCCCTGGACGGGGGTCCTGGTCTGGTCCTGGATAGGTTTCATGAACCCCCACCGCCTGGGCTGGGGCATAGCCGACCAGCTTCCGGTGGCCATGGTCTTCGGCTCCCTGACCCTGGTGGCCATGTGGTTCCAGTCGGACCGCAAGCTGGTGCCACTCACCCGGGAAACGGTCCTGATCGTCCTTATGATGATCCTTTTCACGGTCACCACCTTCACAGCATGGGTACCCAGCGCGGCTTGGCCTCAATGGGAAAAGGTTATAAAGATCCTGGGCTTCGCTCTGGTGACCGGCATGCTCATCTACGGCAAGAAGCGGATCGTTGCCCTGATGGCGGTCATGGCCGGCTCCATCGCTTTCTACGGGGTGAAGGGGGCCGCGTTCGTGGTGGAAACGGCGGGCCAGTATCGGGTCAAGGGGCCCGAGCATTCCTTTATCGGGGCCAATACATCGCTCGGGCTGGCCATGCTCATGGTGATTCCGGTTTTGGCGGCGTTGGCCCAGGAGGTGGAAAGGAAATGGGCGCGCATGGCCATCTATGGGGTCATGGCGCTGACCGTGGTGGCCACGGTTTTCACCTACTCCCGGGGCGCCCTGCTAGGGCTGGCCGTGGTGATCCCGCTCATGCTCATCAAGGCGAACAAGAAGCTCCTGCTGTTCCTGTTCATGATCCCGGTTGCCGTGAAGGCCCCGGACCTGATCCCCACCAAGCTCATCGAGCGGGCCGAGACCATGGAAAACTACCAGCAGGACCGCTCCGCCATGCAGCGTATCCAGGCCTGGGGTGTGGGGTGGAACGTCGCCGTGGAACGGCCGCTCGTAGGTGCCGGGTTCAAGCTGGAGCGGGCCCCGAATGATCTGTGGCTCAGATACGCGAACTGGCAGGACGAGCATTTCGACAGCTCCCGGGCCGCCCATTCCAACTACTTCCAGATGCTGGGCGAGCACGGATTCCTGGGGCTTGGGCTGTACCTTCTGTTGCTGTTTTTCACCTTTGACAGCCTGCGCAAGATCAAGAAGCAGGCACCCGGGGTGGGGCTGGGCTGGATGCGGAAATACGCCGACGGGCTCCAAGTTGGACTCGTGGCCTACGCCATATCGGGGGCCTTCCTGAGCCTGGCCTATTTCGATCTGTTCTACACGTTCGTGATCCTGGCGGGGATCATGCGCCGGGAGATCGCCGAGGCCACGGATACCGCCGCATCCCAGGCAGAGGGAAGCAAGAAGGTCGCGCCGGGGGCCCCCACCCGCCCGATCGCTCCAGCACCCGCGCAGATGGCACGGGAGGGCTGA
- a CDS encoding polysaccharide deacetylase family protein: MKRPELLGLRGLTTLASPGSGKARLAILIYHRVLPERDPLDPDIPDQASFDWQMGLLAEEFHPVSLLEGVRGLVRGSLPPRAVAITFDDGYRDNYSVALPVLEKWGLPATFFIATDYLHGRWMWNDLITETVRRWPNSRMDLTPMGLGNWSLADDGSRRDARLGLINALRYLPFDDRERNVKALWEMLDVSQEPRLMMAPHEVRALAGAGMEIGAHTRSHPILSNLEPGTAREEIAGSRAALEDLVGGPCRLFAYPNGCPGRDYGAEHVRMVRELGFEAAVSTQWGAAGRRTCPYQLPRFTPWNETPKGFYLGLLRNLLRGTGPVASGASGPAVRGSAEDTRSPGH, encoded by the coding sequence ATGAAGCGTCCCGAGCTCCTGGGATTGCGCGGCCTCACCACCCTGGCTTCGCCGGGCAGCGGCAAGGCCCGGCTGGCCATCCTGATCTATCACAGGGTGCTTCCGGAACGGGACCCGCTCGATCCCGATATCCCGGACCAAGCCAGCTTCGACTGGCAGATGGGCCTGCTGGCGGAGGAATTCCACCCGGTCTCCCTTCTGGAGGGGGTTCGCGGGCTGGTCCGGGGATCCCTGCCCCCGCGGGCGGTTGCGATCACCTTCGACGACGGCTACCGGGACAATTACTCGGTGGCACTCCCCGTGCTCGAGAAATGGGGACTTCCCGCCACTTTTTTCATCGCCACGGATTATCTCCACGGCCGCTGGATGTGGAACGACCTGATCACCGAGACGGTGCGCCGCTGGCCGAATTCTCGGATGGACCTTACGCCCATGGGGCTGGGGAACTGGTCACTCGCGGACGACGGTTCCCGCCGGGATGCCCGGCTGGGGCTCATCAACGCCTTGCGGTATCTCCCCTTCGACGATCGGGAACGGAACGTGAAAGCCCTGTGGGAGATGCTTGATGTCTCCCAAGAGCCCCGACTGATGATGGCGCCCCACGAGGTGCGCGCGCTGGCTGGTGCAGGCATGGAAATCGGCGCCCACACGCGCAGCCATCCGATCCTGTCCAACTTGGAACCGGGCACGGCCCGGGAGGAGATCGCCGGGAGCAGGGCCGCTCTGGAGGATTTGGTGGGGGGACCTTGCCGGCTGTTCGCCTATCCCAACGGATGCCCGGGGCGGGATTACGGAGCGGAGCACGTGCGCATGGTCCGGGAGCTCGGGTTCGAGGCCGCCGTATCCACCCAATGGGGCGCGGCGGGCCGGAGGACGTGCCCCTACCAGCTGCCCCGTTTCACCCCCTGGAACGAGACGCCCAAGGGCTTCTACCTGGGGCTGTTGCGCAATCTGCTGCGGGGAACCGGGCCGGTGGCCTCAGGGGCGTCCGGTCCGGCCGTCCGGGGATCCGCGGAGGATACCCGGTCCCCGGGTCACTGA
- a CDS encoding GNAT family N-acetyltransferase, with amino-acid sequence MRSIRDQLGPLEGGLYLLSRGLGGLTGDRARLIRYYLFWQPTPQAELTPPGRKGRFEVRPIGRGDPALEQMPRPAEVLERRLSSGDRCLGAFRGEELAGFLWYAEEAYREDEARCTYRLPDGGEAVWDYDVYVDPARRLSPVFAQLWDEAAARFRRAGVRGSFSRISAFNTASLASQYRLGGRKLGSVTFLALGRLQLALSSYRPHLHLSLSREPIFRLALPESEEEGTPAVEQRNGS; translated from the coding sequence ATGCGCTCCATTCGAGATCAGCTGGGTCCCCTGGAGGGGGGCCTGTACTTGCTCTCCAGGGGACTCGGCGGGCTGACCGGAGACCGGGCCCGGCTCATCCGCTATTACCTCTTCTGGCAGCCCACCCCGCAAGCGGAGCTCACACCCCCGGGGCGGAAGGGCCGCTTCGAGGTGCGGCCCATCGGGCGGGGGGATCCGGCGCTGGAGCAGATGCCCCGGCCCGCGGAGGTGCTGGAACGGCGCCTGAGCTCCGGGGACCGGTGCCTCGGGGCCTTCCGGGGCGAGGAGCTGGCGGGCTTCCTCTGGTATGCGGAGGAGGCCTATCGGGAAGACGAGGCCCGGTGCACCTACCGGCTGCCGGACGGTGGGGAGGCGGTCTGGGATTACGACGTCTATGTGGATCCCGCCCGGCGCCTGAGCCCGGTATTCGCCCAGCTCTGGGACGAGGCCGCCGCCCGGTTCCGCAGGGCGGGGGTACGGGGGTCATTCAGCCGGATTTCCGCCTTCAATACCGCTTCTCTGGCATCGCAGTATCGCCTGGGCGGGCGCAAGCTCGGCTCGGTGACCTTTCTGGCCCTGGGGCGCCTGCAGCTCGCCCTCTCTTCCTATCGGCCCCATCTGCACCTGAGCCTTTCCCGGGAGCCGATCTTCCGGCTCGCCCTGCCCGAATCCGAGGAGGAGGGCACGCCCGCCGTGGAACAGCGGAACGGCTCCTAA
- a CDS encoding tetratricopeptide repeat protein, protein MHLPSAYRSRSLRLTLLGSLFLGMGLASQAHAQQKAAPYVGQALDGRPCSSFQGTTQGYGPYDYRKYRSKDRKLKIVEGHHFTTEVKRLKDGESSETPVGDLNYTLMAFPNHHRALYAMIQLHTGGAREKWSSFKQFSARPTPECFLQRAAAFTPEDADVYLLYGIYLHRLEKPRKAIEKYRKALEIRPKFSEAWYNLGLAYLDVGKPKEARKAAHKAYERGYPLPGLRKKLAEAGYGL, encoded by the coding sequence ATGCATCTCCCAAGCGCCTATCGATCCCGAAGCCTCCGGCTGACCCTCCTCGGCTCCTTGTTCCTGGGCATGGGTCTGGCCTCCCAGGCCCATGCCCAGCAGAAAGCGGCTCCCTATGTCGGCCAAGCCTTGGACGGGCGTCCGTGCTCCAGTTTTCAGGGAACCACCCAGGGCTACGGGCCCTATGATTACCGGAAATACCGTTCCAAGGACCGCAAGCTGAAGATCGTGGAGGGCCACCACTTCACCACCGAGGTGAAGCGGTTGAAGGACGGAGAGAGCAGCGAGACGCCGGTGGGGGACCTGAACTACACACTCATGGCCTTTCCCAACCACCACCGGGCCCTGTATGCCATGATCCAGCTTCATACCGGCGGGGCCCGGGAAAAGTGGTCCTCGTTCAAGCAGTTCTCGGCCAGACCGACGCCCGAGTGCTTCCTGCAGCGGGCCGCCGCCTTCACCCCCGAGGACGCGGACGTATACCTCCTGTACGGCATCTACCTGCACCGGCTGGAAAAACCCCGCAAGGCCATCGAGAAATACCGGAAGGCCCTGGAGATCCGGCCGAAGTTCTCGGAAGCCTGGTACAACCTGGGCCTGGCCTACCTGGATGTGGGCAAACCGAAAGAAGCCCGGAAAGCCGCCCACAAGGCCTACGAACGGGGTTATCCCCTCCCGGGCCTCCGTAAGAAGCTCGCCGAGGCGGGATACGGACTGTAA
- a CDS encoding acyl carrier protein: MASVEDVRQVVGEVLQLGNRTTSLERDTPLIGNIPEFDSMAVVSVITSIEDQFGVVIEDDEITAETFETVGSLVDFVNSKL, from the coding sequence ATGGCTAGTGTCGAGGATGTCCGTCAGGTGGTGGGTGAAGTCCTTCAGCTGGGGAACCGGACCACCTCCCTCGAGCGGGACACTCCCCTGATCGGGAATATTCCGGAATTCGATTCCATGGCGGTGGTATCCGTGATTACTTCCATCGAGGACCAATTCGGTGTGGTCATCGAGGACGACGAGATCACCGCCGAGACCTTCGAAACGGTGGGAAGCCTGGTGGACTTCGTAAACAGCAAGCTTTAG
- a CDS encoding hydrolase 2, exosortase A system-associated, whose translation MRAPMITPFFLDSAGGRIFCTAFHSGPRPGPGPGLLFLPPWAEEANKARRMMARLGHALAESGFTTLVPDLFGTGDSHGDFSEARWPIWLRNAADARAWLREWCGGPVYAGGLRLGALLALEAARDFKDPPAGFLLWSPVTNGQQALKQFLRLRLAAGMGMGGDQVRETTRELQDRLDAGETLEVAGYELHPELAGALADRSLKDLPPPKGADVHWLDLVSGPDAGPPPASRTVVEAWSAQDAHVHQETVAGEHFWATQELVDVPDLIESSRDTLAGYDNAEPSAPIL comes from the coding sequence ATGCGCGCTCCCATGATCACTCCCTTCTTCCTGGACAGTGCCGGTGGCCGAATATTCTGCACGGCCTTCCATTCCGGACCCCGGCCCGGCCCCGGACCGGGCCTGCTCTTCCTTCCCCCCTGGGCGGAGGAGGCGAACAAGGCCCGGCGCATGATGGCGCGGCTTGGCCACGCGCTGGCCGAGTCGGGGTTCACCACCCTGGTCCCGGATCTGTTCGGTACCGGGGACAGCCACGGGGACTTCAGCGAGGCCCGGTGGCCCATCTGGCTACGGAACGCGGCGGATGCCCGGGCCTGGCTGCGGGAGTGGTGCGGCGGCCCGGTCTACGCCGGGGGGCTCCGTCTGGGGGCCCTGTTGGCCCTGGAGGCCGCCCGGGACTTCAAGGATCCGCCCGCGGGCTTTCTCCTGTGGAGCCCCGTGACCAACGGGCAGCAGGCCCTCAAACAGTTCCTGCGGCTGCGGCTGGCCGCAGGAATGGGCATGGGCGGTGACCAGGTTCGGGAGACCACGCGGGAGCTCCAGGACCGGCTGGATGCCGGAGAAACGCTGGAAGTGGCCGGCTATGAGCTGCATCCCGAGCTGGCCGGAGCCCTGGCCGATCGGTCGCTGAAGGATCTGCCGCCCCCCAAGGGTGCGGATGTCCACTGGCTGGACCTGGTTTCCGGACCGGACGCCGGCCCGCCGCCCGCCTCCCGGACCGTCGTCGAGGCCTGGTCCGCGCAGGACGCGCACGTTCACCAGGAGACGGTGGCGGGCGAGCATTTCTGGGCCACCCAGGAGCTCGTCGACGTGCCGGACCTGATCGAATCCTCCCGAGACACGCTGGCCGGATATGACAATGCAGAACCTTCCGCCCCCATCCTCTGA
- a CDS encoding hydrolase 1, exosortase A system-associated: protein MQNLPPPSSETPLTFPCRDRILCGILHPARCSGSRRGVVIVVGGPQYRVGSHRQFVLLARHLAERGVPVLRFDYRGMGDSEGGLTDFSEIEDDIRAAVDTFTAFCPELEEVVLWGLCDAASATAFYGFQDDRVGGLVLLNPWVRTDSGEARTRLKHYYLARLGEGAFWKKLLTLRWEPRRSLAHLLESMREVLRSEERGSADEADWRQYPLPERMLYGLQRFSKPVLVILSGQDLTAREFEDAVAASTRWREWMAAPCVTTHRIEEADHTFSRRAWRDQVAERTEAWLRSW, encoded by the coding sequence ATGCAGAACCTTCCGCCCCCATCCTCTGAAACGCCGCTTACCTTCCCATGCCGCGACCGGATCCTCTGCGGCATCCTCCATCCCGCCCGCTGCAGCGGATCCCGGCGCGGGGTGGTGATCGTGGTGGGCGGCCCGCAATACCGCGTGGGCAGCCATCGCCAGTTCGTGCTCCTGGCCCGGCACCTCGCCGAACGGGGGGTGCCGGTACTCCGGTTCGATTACCGGGGTATGGGGGACAGCGAGGGCGGCCTGACGGATTTCTCCGAGATCGAGGACGATATTCGGGCGGCAGTGGATACGTTCACCGCGTTCTGTCCCGAGCTGGAAGAGGTGGTCTTGTGGGGGCTCTGCGACGCGGCCTCCGCGACCGCCTTCTACGGGTTCCAGGACGACCGCGTCGGCGGGCTGGTTCTCCTCAATCCCTGGGTCCGCACGGACAGCGGGGAGGCCCGGACGCGCTTGAAGCATTACTACCTGGCCCGGCTGGGCGAGGGGGCCTTCTGGAAAAAGCTGCTTACACTCCGCTGGGAGCCCCGGCGCTCCCTTGCGCATCTTCTGGAGTCCATGCGGGAAGTGCTCCGCTCGGAGGAAAGGGGAAGCGCCGATGAGGCCGACTGGCGACAATATCCGCTTCCGGAGCGGATGCTGTACGGCCTGCAACGGTTCAGCAAGCCCGTGCTGGTGATCCTGAGCGGTCAGGATCTAACGGCCCGGGAATTCGAGGACGCCGTGGCCGCCTCCACGCGGTGGCGGGAGTGGATGGCCGCGCCCTGCGTGACGACGCACAGGATCGAGGAGGCGGATCACACCTTCTCGCGGCGGGCCTGGCGGGATCAGGTGGCGGAGCGCACGGAGGCTTGGCTCCGCTCCTGGTGA